The Tripterygium wilfordii isolate XIE 37 chromosome 4, ASM1340144v1, whole genome shotgun sequence genome has a window encoding:
- the LOC119995838 gene encoding uncharacterized protein LOC119995838 yields MNSTLTKPKSCLRKARRRSGSQRRSAHAVCRGQRSNVNEKGKLSDKLEALKKLIPAHNNNNNNNNNGKTVKPDDLFQETADYIVLLKTQVVILQKLIHLYGPTATTRDEEQNQCVSS; encoded by the coding sequence atgAATTCGACGCTAACGAAACCCAAGAGCTGTTTGAGGAaggcaagaagaagaagtggcTCACAAAGAAGATCAGCCCATGCAGTCTGCAGAGGTCAAAGAAGCAATGTTAACGAGAAAGGCAAGCTCTCGGACAAGCTGGAGGCACTCAAGAAATTGATTCCTGcccacaacaacaacaacaacaacaacaacaatggaaAGACAGTAAAACCAGATGATTTGTTCCAAGAAACTGCAGATTACATTGTCTTGTTAAAGACCCAGGTTGTGATTTTGCAGAAATTGATCCATCTCTATGGACCCACAGCAACCACAAGggatgaagaacaaaatcaatGTGTATCATCATag